In a single window of the Nicotiana tomentosiformis chromosome 8, ASM39032v3, whole genome shotgun sequence genome:
- the LOC104089101 gene encoding nudix hydrolase 15, mitochondrial, with amino-acid sequence MLSSIRRLSMSMSISSISSLTLYSFQSPNSLRKLIMDSSSSTNHSFNNTSQKRLLALAQQLRLYKPPPPQFDTDFEEKKLEESAGKVVSQLGFQESVTPISAVQTERFKPKRAAVLICLFEGDADGELRVILTKRSSKLSTHSGEVALPGGKAEEGDASDADTATREAKEEIGLDPSLVNIVTCLEPFLSKHLLRVIPVIGILSNKKEFNPTPNIAEVEAVFDVPLEMFLKDENRRSEEREWMGEKYLIHLFDYELENKKYLIWGLTAGILIRAASVVYQRAPAFLEQNPKFKLPRVVDKDTTMN; translated from the exons ATGCTATCATCAATTAGAAGATTGTCCATGTCAATGTCCATATCATCAATTTCCTCTTTAACCCTCTATTCATTTCAATCTCCAAATTCACTTCGCAAATTAATCATGGATTCATCATCTTCAACAAACCACAGCTTTAATAATACTTCTCAAAAAAGACTATTAGCCTTAGCTCAACAATTGCGTCTTTACAAACCCCCACCTCCTCAATTTGACACTGATTTTGAGGAGAAAAAATTGGAAGAGAGTGCAGGGAAAGTTGTTTCTCAATTGGGTTTTCAAGAATCAGTGACCCCAATTTCTGCTGTGCAAACTGAAAGATTTAAACCTAAAAGAGCTGCTGTTTTGATCTGTCTTTTTGAAGGGGATGCTGATGGGGAATTAAGAGTTATTCTCACTAAGAGATCTTCTAAGCTCTCTACTCACTCTG GTGAAGTTGCATTACCTGGAGGGAAAGCTGAAGAGGGAGATGCAAGTGATGCTGACACTGCAACCAGAGAAGCAAAGGAGGAGATAGGATTAGATCCTTCATTGGTTAATATCGTGACTTGCCTCGAGCCATTCTTGTCTAAG CATCTTCTTAGAGTGATTCCTGTAATTGGGATTCTCTCCAATAAAAAAGAATTCAATCCCACTCCTAATATTGCTGAAGTAGAAGCAGTTTTTGATGTCCCATTGGAGATGTTTCTCAAG GACGAGAATAGGAGATCAGAAGAAAGAGAATGGATGGGAGAAAAGTATCTGATTCATTTGTTCGACTACGAGTTGGAAAACAAGAAATATTTGATCTGGGGTCTAACTGCTGGGATTTTGATTAGAGCAGCATCAGTTGTGTATCAGAGAGCACCTGCATTCTTGGAACAAAATCCTAAATTCAAGCTCCCTAGAGTGGTGGACAAAGATACTACAATGAATTAA